A single window of Archangium gephyra DNA harbors:
- the rtcR gene encoding RNA repair transcriptional activator RtcR — protein sequence MAKTRTRETVVLGMLGTTLDTGRGPRRWEKWRPTVGLCQQEDLLVHRLELLSLPGHAELVQTVMEDIAQVSPETQVRPTELNIRNPWDLEETYGALLDYAKAYPFHPEHEDYLVHITTGTHIVQISMFLLVESRHIPGRLVQTSPPQGVRDQGRPGVHAIIDLDLSKYDTLARRFEQEQREGLSFLKAGIDTLNPAFNRLIERIEQVATSSRAPLLLTGPTGAGKSQLAKRIYQLKKTRRHVSGPFVDINCATLRGDGAMSALFGHVKGSFTGAVGDRPGLLRQAHGGVLFLDEIGELGADEQAMLLRALEDKRFLPVGSDKEAESDFQLIAGTNRDLQAEVERGRFREDLLARINLWTFRLPPLCERPEDIPPNLLYELDQASGALETRVTMNKEAQEHFLRFATSPEARWSGNFRDLNAAVLRMATLAPGGRITREGVDEELERLRAAWARSGPKQQASVDLVVEVLGEERAEALDRFDRAQLGEVLAVCRQARTLSDAGRALFAQSRAQKKSVNDADRLRKYLARFELSWETVRSNTL from the coding sequence ATGGCGAAGACGCGGACGCGCGAGACGGTGGTGCTCGGGATGCTGGGCACGACGCTGGACACGGGACGGGGGCCCAGGCGGTGGGAGAAGTGGCGCCCCACCGTGGGGCTGTGTCAGCAGGAGGACCTGCTGGTGCACCGGTTGGAACTGTTGTCGCTGCCGGGACATGCCGAGCTCGTCCAGACCGTCATGGAGGACATCGCCCAGGTGTCACCCGAGACGCAGGTGCGCCCCACCGAGCTGAACATCCGCAACCCGTGGGACCTGGAGGAGACGTACGGCGCGCTGCTCGACTACGCGAAGGCCTACCCCTTCCACCCCGAGCACGAGGACTACCTCGTCCACATCACCACCGGGACGCACATCGTGCAGATCTCCATGTTCCTCCTGGTGGAGAGCCGGCACATCCCCGGGCGGCTGGTGCAGACGTCCCCGCCCCAGGGAGTCCGGGATCAGGGGAGGCCGGGCGTCCATGCCATCATCGACCTGGACCTCTCGAAGTACGACACGCTGGCCCGGCGCTTCGAGCAGGAGCAGCGCGAAGGCCTGTCCTTCCTCAAGGCGGGCATCGACACGCTCAACCCGGCCTTCAACCGGCTCATCGAGCGGATTGAGCAGGTGGCCACGAGCTCGCGCGCCCCGCTGCTGCTCACCGGGCCCACGGGGGCGGGCAAGTCGCAGCTCGCCAAACGCATCTACCAACTGAAGAAGACACGGCGGCATGTGAGCGGCCCCTTCGTGGACATCAACTGCGCCACGCTGCGGGGGGACGGCGCCATGTCCGCGCTCTTCGGCCACGTGAAGGGCTCCTTCACCGGAGCGGTGGGAGACCGGCCGGGACTGCTGCGCCAGGCCCATGGTGGCGTGCTGTTCCTGGATGAGATTGGCGAGCTGGGCGCGGACGAGCAGGCCATGCTGCTGCGGGCGCTCGAGGACAAGCGCTTCCTGCCGGTGGGCTCGGACAAGGAGGCGGAGAGTGACTTCCAGCTGATCGCCGGCACCAACCGAGACCTCCAGGCCGAGGTGGAGCGCGGGCGCTTCCGGGAGGACCTGCTGGCACGCATCAACCTGTGGACCTTCCGGCTGCCGCCCCTGTGCGAGCGGCCCGAGGACATCCCCCCCAACCTCCTCTACGAGCTGGACCAGGCCTCCGGGGCGCTGGAGACGCGGGTGACGATGAACAAGGAGGCACAGGAGCACTTCCTGCGCTTCGCCACCTCGCCCGAGGCGCGCTGGAGCGGCAACTTCCGGGATCTCAACGCGGCGGTGCTGCGGATGGCGACGCTCGCGCCCGGGGGACGCATCACCCGCGAGGGCGTGGACGAGGAGCTGGAGCGGCTGCGCGCCGCGTGGGCCAGGAGCGGGCCGAAGCAGCAGGCGTCGGTGGACCTCGTGGTGGAGGTGCTCGGGGAGGAGCGGGCCGAGGCGTTGGATCGGTTCGACCGGGCGCAGCTCGGGGAGGTGCTCGCCGTATGCCGGCAGGCGCGCACCCTGTCCGACGCGGGACGGGCCCTCTTCGCGCAGTCACGGGCGCAGAAGAAGAGCGTCAATGACGCGGACCGGCTGCGCAAGTACCTCGCCCGCTTCGAGCTGAGCTGGGAGACGGTGCGGAGCAACACCCTCTAA
- the tssK gene encoding type VI secretion system baseplate subunit TssK encodes MARAHDLPAAVQWHEGMLLAPQHFQQQDRRYEALLQLHLGMAMPFHWGVSHFQYDRSLLLAGTLRVLELEAILPDGLLVSHPSGGGGELQLALGSPPGVDWQRPVRLHVAVASERRGGPGPSRFISTTSEPLADESTGDMPLRIPQLQPRLELFAGPPPAGYSALPLLEVRRDPEAFVVEDYLPPLLAVPFDSPLGEQCDRLTLRIRQKAASVVDELRARAAEPMQLAESQQLLRWLVVGLPAFEAVLRSGTPHPFGLYLSLCTLAGHLAPMAQGGIPPAFPAYEHLDPRRSFQAVFSFIESTLEQGVSEAYTRVQLQAEGGGFTTRFLPKWMDRELVLEVRGRPGTTRQQVMGWMAGCRIGSESRHRMMRETRTLGARRELVDSRPGLVPRSGSLLFSLESGSAFIRPEERLLLENILEPGEVQAPAEVFLLIRNDT; translated from the coding sequence ATGGCTCGCGCTCACGATCTTCCCGCTGCCGTGCAGTGGCATGAGGGAATGCTGCTCGCCCCTCAGCACTTCCAACAACAAGACCGCCGCTACGAGGCGCTCCTCCAACTCCATCTCGGCATGGCCATGCCCTTCCATTGGGGCGTGAGCCATTTCCAGTACGATCGCTCGCTGCTGCTCGCGGGCACGCTGCGGGTGCTGGAGCTGGAGGCCATCCTTCCCGATGGGCTCCTCGTCTCCCACCCATCAGGTGGGGGAGGCGAGTTGCAGCTCGCGCTCGGAAGCCCACCAGGTGTGGACTGGCAACGCCCGGTGCGCCTGCACGTGGCCGTGGCCTCCGAGCGGCGTGGCGGCCCCGGCCCCAGCCGCTTCATCTCCACCACGAGCGAGCCGCTCGCCGACGAGAGCACCGGCGACATGCCCCTTCGCATCCCCCAGCTCCAGCCAAGGCTCGAGCTGTTCGCCGGGCCTCCGCCCGCTGGCTATAGCGCGCTTCCGTTGCTCGAGGTCCGCCGCGACCCTGAAGCCTTCGTCGTGGAGGACTACCTGCCGCCCCTGCTCGCGGTACCGTTCGATTCACCGCTCGGAGAGCAGTGCGATCGGCTGACCCTGCGCATCCGGCAGAAGGCCGCCAGCGTGGTGGATGAACTGCGCGCCCGTGCGGCCGAGCCCATGCAGCTCGCCGAGAGCCAGCAACTGCTGCGCTGGCTCGTCGTGGGGCTCCCCGCCTTCGAGGCCGTGCTCCGCTCGGGCACGCCCCACCCCTTCGGCCTCTACCTGTCGTTGTGCACCCTGGCCGGCCACCTGGCCCCCATGGCGCAGGGCGGGATTCCTCCCGCCTTCCCCGCCTACGAGCACCTGGATCCGCGGCGCTCCTTCCAGGCTGTCTTTTCCTTCATCGAGAGCACGCTGGAGCAGGGCGTCTCCGAGGCCTACACCCGCGTCCAGCTCCAGGCCGAGGGGGGTGGCTTCACCACGCGCTTCCTCCCGAAATGGATGGACCGTGAGCTGGTGCTCGAGGTGCGCGGCCGGCCCGGGACCACCCGCCAGCAGGTGATGGGGTGGATGGCCGGCTGCCGCATCGGCTCGGAGAGCCGCCACCGGATGATGCGCGAGACGCGCACGCTCGGGGCCCGCCGCGAGCTCGTCGACAGCCGCCCGGGTCTGGTGCCCCGCTCCGGCTCGCTCCTCTTCTCCCTGGAGTCCGGCTCCGCCTTCATCCGTCCCGAGGAGCGGCTGCTCCTGGAGAACATCCTCGAGCCGGGCGAGGTGCAGGCCCCCGCCGAGGTCTTCCTGCTCATCCGCAACGACACCTGA
- a CDS encoding RtcB family protein, which yields MQTQRNYEVLSNEAGGVPIKAWTVGVPFEDEAKKQLRAMASLPFIHKWIAVMPDVHRGFGATVGSVVATAGAVIPAAVGVDIGCGMIAVRTTMRAEQLPDSLGKVRSAIEKAVPHGRTDNGGRNDRGAWQDAPAMHREAWARLKPGYDAILEKHPRLGRGPDLGHLGTLGTGNHFIELCLDEAGQVWLMLHSGSRGVGNRIGSHFIELAKEDMSRFFIHLPERDLAYLPEGTEYFEDYLHAVSWAQEYAAMNRELMLRSVVESLKASGELPEFELTEAAVNCHHNYVAREHHYGKNVFVTRKGAVRAREGDLGIIPGSMGARSYIVRGKGNAEAFHSCSHGAGRVMSREAAKRHFTLEDHAKATAGIECRKDAEVIDETPGAYKPIDAVMAAQADLVDVVHTLRQVVCVKG from the coding sequence ATGCAGACGCAGCGCAACTACGAGGTTCTGTCGAACGAGGCGGGTGGGGTTCCCATCAAGGCGTGGACGGTGGGCGTGCCGTTCGAGGACGAGGCGAAGAAGCAGCTGCGTGCGATGGCGTCCCTGCCGTTCATCCACAAGTGGATCGCCGTGATGCCGGACGTGCACCGCGGCTTCGGCGCGACGGTGGGGAGCGTGGTGGCGACGGCGGGTGCGGTGATTCCGGCCGCGGTGGGCGTGGACATCGGCTGCGGGATGATCGCCGTGCGCACGACGATGCGCGCGGAGCAGCTCCCGGACTCGCTGGGGAAGGTGCGCTCGGCCATCGAGAAGGCGGTGCCGCACGGCCGGACGGACAACGGCGGCCGCAATGACCGGGGTGCGTGGCAGGACGCGCCCGCGATGCACCGCGAGGCGTGGGCCCGCCTGAAGCCCGGCTATGACGCCATCCTGGAGAAGCACCCGCGCCTGGGCCGTGGCCCGGACCTGGGTCACCTCGGGACGCTGGGGACGGGAAACCACTTCATCGAGCTGTGCCTGGATGAGGCCGGCCAGGTGTGGCTGATGCTGCACAGTGGTTCGCGCGGGGTGGGGAACCGGATTGGAAGCCACTTCATCGAGCTGGCGAAGGAGGACATGAGCCGCTTCTTCATCCACCTGCCGGAGCGGGATCTGGCGTACCTGCCCGAGGGGACGGAGTACTTCGAGGACTACCTGCACGCGGTGAGCTGGGCGCAGGAGTACGCGGCGATGAACCGCGAGCTGATGCTGCGCTCGGTGGTGGAGTCGCTGAAGGCGAGCGGTGAGCTGCCGGAGTTCGAGCTCACGGAGGCGGCTGTGAACTGCCACCACAACTACGTGGCGCGTGAGCACCACTACGGGAAGAACGTGTTCGTGACGCGGAAGGGAGCGGTGCGGGCGCGCGAGGGGGACCTCGGGATCATCCCCGGCAGCATGGGGGCGCGTTCGTACATCGTGCGAGGGAAGGGGAACGCGGAGGCCTTCCATTCGTGCAGCCACGGGGCGGGGCGGGTGATGTCGCGTGAGGCGGCGAAGCGGCACTTCACGCTGGAGGACCACGCGAAGGCGACGGCGGGCATCGAGTGCCGCAAGGACGCGGAGGTCATCGACGAGACGCCCGGTGCGTACAAGCCGATCGACGCGGTGATGGCGGCGCAGGCGGACCTGGTGGACGTGGTCCACACGCTGCGTCAGGTGGTGTGCGTGAAGGGTTGA
- a CDS encoding DotU family type IV/VI secretion system protein — protein sequence MRNPTLSTDSELLGGSPLLERARVLFAELLRLRQQLQAISLPSRFNAKAPQGPTVEEVWRRLLERIREQTRTEGTPRGSLLERDLEECRYVLTSFADELLVHTPWYGREAWQGNLLEDELFGTHEAGDRIFADVERLLRERDPAHAQLALVYLMALSLGFEGRYRGLGAGTLLQDLQRQLFLFVFQRPPEPDTATHRLVDEAYAHTRDERTDLRFARRWPWGAAIAAVLVGTLSTSLVLLRPAPPAPPAVITPTPLELRP from the coding sequence ATGCGAAATCCAACCCTGTCCACCGATTCTGAATTGCTCGGAGGCTCACCCCTGCTCGAAAGGGCACGCGTCCTCTTCGCGGAGCTCCTCCGGCTCCGCCAGCAGCTCCAGGCCATCTCCCTCCCCAGCCGCTTCAACGCGAAGGCCCCGCAGGGCCCCACCGTCGAGGAGGTCTGGCGGCGGCTGCTCGAGCGCATCCGGGAGCAGACCCGCACCGAGGGGACCCCGCGTGGCTCGCTCCTCGAGCGGGACCTCGAGGAGTGCCGCTACGTGCTCACCTCCTTCGCCGATGAGCTGCTCGTCCACACGCCCTGGTATGGCCGCGAGGCGTGGCAGGGAAACCTGCTGGAGGACGAGCTCTTCGGCACCCACGAGGCCGGGGACCGCATCTTCGCGGACGTGGAGCGGCTGCTGCGCGAGCGCGACCCGGCCCACGCCCAGCTCGCGCTCGTGTACCTGATGGCGCTCTCGCTCGGCTTCGAGGGCCGCTACCGGGGACTCGGGGCCGGCACCCTGCTCCAGGATTTGCAGCGCCAGCTCTTCCTCTTCGTCTTCCAGCGGCCTCCGGAGCCGGACACGGCCACCCACCGCCTGGTGGACGAGGCCTACGCCCACACCCGCGACGAGCGGACGGATCTCCGTTTCGCGCGCCGCTGGCCCTGGGGAGCCGCCATCGCCGCCGTGCTCGTCGGAACCCTCTCCACCAGCCTCGTCCTCCTGCGGCCCGCCCCTCCCGCTCCCCCCGCCGTCATCACCCCCACCCCTCTGGAGCTCCGGCCATGA